A genomic window from Prunus persica cultivar Lovell chromosome G2, Prunus_persica_NCBIv2, whole genome shotgun sequence includes:
- the LOC18786334 gene encoding MATH domain and coiled-coil domain-containing protein At3g58250 isoform X1, giving the protein MKTLCLTTESSVGRMEEEEEEDLVSGTFTWRIDNFSTLNKQTHYSDVFVVGGYKWRILIFPKGNNVDYLSVYLDFAEASTLPSGSTRYAKFRLTLVNQVDSKKSITKDTEHEFVANEKDWGFTSFILLSELCDHDKGYLVNDFCVVEVEVSVRNGIKILEDQETGELIDFRGLGRVEKTFVPFLEEVCSSYPSLLECHKKRSRTFIQCAFTALGRLLCFLKTTKAKDMTRDACKRLQLLWEELETFKFDLVWLEPHVQSVLVMKRRAGRVDRLREDVEILENEIKRRRDVLAAAEVDLEAAKRDLAKAEEEFKIDMDTELGYPLP; this is encoded by the exons aatggaggaggaggaagaggaggatcTTGTGTCTGGGACCTTCACCTGGAGAATCGACAACTTCTCCACGCTGAACAAGCAAACGCATTATTCTGATGTTTTCGTCGTTGGTGGCTATAAATG GCGGATCCTTATATTTCCCAAGGGGAACAACGTAGATTACTTGTCCGTGTATTTGGATTTTGCAGAGGCTTCAACGTTGCCATCTGGGTCGACCAGATATGCCAAGTTCAGGCTCACCCTGGTTAATCAAGTTGATAGCAAGAAGTCAATCACAAAGG ATACAGAACATGAGTTTGTGGCAAATGAGAAAGACTGGGGCTTTACATCATTCATTCTTCTAAGTGAGCTTTGTGATCATGATAAAGGGTATCTTGTCAATGATTTCTGTGTTGTTGAAGTCGAAGTTTCAGTTCGTAATGGCATTAAGATTTTAGAAGACCAAGAAACTGGGGAGCTTATCGATTTTAGGGGCTTAGGACGAGTAGAGAAAACTTTTGTTCCATTTCTAGAGGAAGTTTGTTCGTCGTATCCTTCCTTGCTCGAGTGCCATAAGAAGAGAAGTCGTACGTTTATTCAATGTGCATTTACAGCTTTGGGCAGACTCTTGTGTTTTCTGAAGACTACAAAGGCCAAGGATATGACCCGTGATGCTTGTAAACGCCTTCAACTGTTATGGGAGGAGCTTGAGACCTTCAAATTTGACTTGGTTTGGCTGGAGCCTCATGTTCAATCGGTTTTGGTCATGAAGAGAAGGGCAGGAAGAGTTGATAGACTGAGAGAAGATGTGGAAattttggagaatgaaataaaGAGGCGAAGGGATGTCCTCGCTGCTGCAGAAGTTGATCTCGAGGCAGCGAAAAGAGACTTGGCAAAGGCAGAAGAAGAGTTCAAGATAGATATGGATACTGAGCTAGGCTATCCATTACCTTAA
- the LOC18786334 gene encoding MATH domain and coiled-coil domain-containing protein At3g58250 isoform X2, producing MKTLCLTTESSVGRMEEEEEEDLVSGTFTWRIDNFSTLNKQTHYSDVFVVGGYKWRILIFPKGNNVDYLSVYLDFAEASTLPSGSTRYAKFRLTLVNQVDSKKSITKEHEFVANEKDWGFTSFILLSELCDHDKGYLVNDFCVVEVEVSVRNGIKILEDQETGELIDFRGLGRVEKTFVPFLEEVCSSYPSLLECHKKRSRTFIQCAFTALGRLLCFLKTTKAKDMTRDACKRLQLLWEELETFKFDLVWLEPHVQSVLVMKRRAGRVDRLREDVEILENEIKRRRDVLAAAEVDLEAAKRDLAKAEEEFKIDMDTELGYPLP from the exons aatggaggaggaggaagaggaggatcTTGTGTCTGGGACCTTCACCTGGAGAATCGACAACTTCTCCACGCTGAACAAGCAAACGCATTATTCTGATGTTTTCGTCGTTGGTGGCTATAAATG GCGGATCCTTATATTTCCCAAGGGGAACAACGTAGATTACTTGTCCGTGTATTTGGATTTTGCAGAGGCTTCAACGTTGCCATCTGGGTCGACCAGATATGCCAAGTTCAGGCTCACCCTGGTTAATCAAGTTGATAGCAAGAAGTCAATCACAAAGG AACATGAGTTTGTGGCAAATGAGAAAGACTGGGGCTTTACATCATTCATTCTTCTAAGTGAGCTTTGTGATCATGATAAAGGGTATCTTGTCAATGATTTCTGTGTTGTTGAAGTCGAAGTTTCAGTTCGTAATGGCATTAAGATTTTAGAAGACCAAGAAACTGGGGAGCTTATCGATTTTAGGGGCTTAGGACGAGTAGAGAAAACTTTTGTTCCATTTCTAGAGGAAGTTTGTTCGTCGTATCCTTCCTTGCTCGAGTGCCATAAGAAGAGAAGTCGTACGTTTATTCAATGTGCATTTACAGCTTTGGGCAGACTCTTGTGTTTTCTGAAGACTACAAAGGCCAAGGATATGACCCGTGATGCTTGTAAACGCCTTCAACTGTTATGGGAGGAGCTTGAGACCTTCAAATTTGACTTGGTTTGGCTGGAGCCTCATGTTCAATCGGTTTTGGTCATGAAGAGAAGGGCAGGAAGAGTTGATAGACTGAGAGAAGATGTGGAAattttggagaatgaaataaaGAGGCGAAGGGATGTCCTCGCTGCTGCAGAAGTTGATCTCGAGGCAGCGAAAAGAGACTTGGCAAAGGCAGAAGAAGAGTTCAAGATAGATATGGATACTGAGCTAGGCTATCCATTACCTTAA